A genome region from Nocardia sp. NBC_00565 includes the following:
- a CDS encoding Fur family transcriptional regulator: MPDKTVFPQKPVGVRSTRQRSAIAALLGDIEEFRSAQELHDELRRRGEGIGLTTVYRTLQSLADAGLVDVLRTDTGESVYRQCSTGHHHHLVCRHCGRTVEVEGPTVEAWAESIAGEHGFTEVSHTMEIFGTCCECAKADRPKL; encoded by the coding sequence GTGCCAGATAAGACGGTCTTTCCGCAGAAGCCGGTCGGTGTCCGCAGTACCCGCCAGCGCAGTGCGATCGCGGCGCTGCTCGGCGATATCGAGGAGTTCCGCTCCGCACAGGAGTTGCACGACGAATTGCGCCGCCGCGGCGAGGGCATCGGGCTGACCACGGTCTACCGCACCCTGCAGTCGCTGGCCGACGCCGGACTCGTCGATGTATTACGCACCGACACCGGAGAATCGGTGTATCGACAGTGCTCCACCGGACATCATCACCATCTGGTGTGCCGACACTGCGGACGCACCGTCGAGGTCGAGGGTCCGACGGTGGAGGCATGGGCCGAATCCATCGCGGGCGAGCACGGATTCACCGAGGTCAGCCACACCATGGAGATCTTTGGCACCTGCTGCGAGTGCGCGAAAGCGGACCGCCCTAAATTGTGA
- a CDS encoding ArsR/SmtB family transcription factor codes for MTAEAATAHPHNPYRSPAPVPVPSRTVLEDAGELLRALAAPVRIAIVLQLRESPRCVHELVDVLGVTQPLVSQHLRILKSAGVVHGERSGREVLYELVDDHLAHIVVDAVAHAEEG; via the coding sequence ATGACCGCCGAGGCCGCTACCGCCCATCCGCACAACCCGTACCGGTCACCCGCCCCGGTGCCGGTGCCCTCGCGGACCGTCCTGGAGGACGCGGGCGAGCTGCTACGCGCCCTCGCGGCGCCGGTCCGCATCGCCATTGTGCTACAGCTGCGCGAGTCGCCGCGCTGTGTGCACGAACTGGTCGATGTACTCGGTGTCACCCAACCGCTGGTCAGCCAGCATCTGCGGATCCTGAAGTCCGCGGGGGTGGTACACGGGGAGCGCTCCGGCCGCGAAGTGCTGTACGAACTCGTCGACGACCACCTGGCGCATATCGTCGTCGACGCCGTGGCGCATGCCGAGGAAGGGTGA
- a CDS encoding glycine--tRNA ligase, translating to MAPKSKVDTVANLAKRRGLVYPCGEIYGGTKSAWDYGPLGVELKENIKKQWWRSMVTSREDVVGLDSSVILPRQVWVASGHVGVFNDPLVECLNCHHRHRQDHLQEAYAIKHKIADPDTVSMELVVCPDCGTVGHWTEPRDFNMMLKTYLGPIESEEGLHYLRPETAQGIFINFANVMTTARKKPPFGIAQIGKSFRNEITPGNFIFRTREFEQMEMEYFVKPGEDAEWHKYWIENRFSWYTDLGIDPENLRLYEHPKDKLSHYSAGTTDIEYRFGFQGNEWGELEGVANRTDFDLKTHSEHSGTDLSYFDQTTNERYTPYVIEPAAGLTRSLMAFLVDAYTVGQAPNAKGVLEERISLRLDRRLAPVKAAVLPLSRNADLTPKAKDLAAQLRKNWNVEFDDAGAIGRRYRRQDEIGTPFCITVDFDTLEDQAVTVRERDSMAQERIALDKVEGYLAQHLIGA from the coding sequence GTGGCACCCAAGTCGAAGGTGGACACCGTTGCCAACCTCGCCAAGCGCCGGGGTCTGGTGTACCCGTGCGGTGAGATCTACGGAGGCACCAAATCGGCGTGGGATTACGGTCCGCTCGGTGTCGAGCTCAAAGAGAACATCAAGAAGCAGTGGTGGCGTTCGATGGTCACCAGTCGCGAGGATGTCGTCGGCCTCGACTCGTCGGTGATCCTGCCGCGCCAGGTGTGGGTCGCCTCGGGCCACGTCGGCGTATTCAACGATCCGCTGGTCGAATGCCTGAACTGTCACCACCGGCACCGGCAGGACCACCTGCAGGAGGCCTACGCGATCAAGCACAAGATCGCCGATCCGGACACCGTCTCGATGGAGCTGGTGGTGTGTCCGGACTGCGGCACAGTCGGCCATTGGACCGAACCGCGCGACTTCAACATGATGCTCAAGACCTACCTCGGCCCGATCGAGTCCGAGGAGGGTCTGCACTATCTCCGCCCGGAGACCGCGCAGGGCATCTTCATCAACTTCGCCAATGTGATGACCACCGCGCGCAAGAAGCCGCCGTTCGGCATCGCGCAGATCGGCAAGAGCTTCCGCAACGAGATCACCCCGGGCAACTTCATCTTCCGCACGCGCGAGTTCGAGCAGATGGAGATGGAGTACTTCGTCAAGCCGGGTGAGGACGCGGAGTGGCACAAGTATTGGATCGAGAACCGGTTCTCCTGGTACACCGACCTCGGCATCGATCCGGAGAACCTGCGGCTCTACGAACATCCGAAGGACAAGCTGTCGCACTACTCGGCCGGCACCACCGATATCGAGTACCGCTTCGGTTTCCAGGGCAACGAGTGGGGTGAGCTGGAGGGCGTCGCCAACCGCACCGACTTCGATCTGAAGACCCATTCGGAGCACTCGGGCACCGACCTGAGCTACTTCGACCAGACCACCAACGAGCGCTACACCCCCTACGTCATCGAGCCCGCGGCCGGTCTGACCCGCTCGTTGATGGCGTTCCTGGTCGACGCGTACACCGTCGGCCAGGCGCCCAATGCCAAGGGTGTGCTGGAGGAGCGGATCAGCCTGCGCCTGGACCGCAGGCTCGCACCGGTCAAGGCGGCGGTACTGCCGTTGTCGCGCAACGCCGACCTGACGCCGAAGGCGAAAGATCTTGCCGCGCAACTGCGCAAGAACTGGAATGTCGAATTCGACGACGCGGGCGCCATCGGCCGCCGCTACCGTCGTCAGGACGAGATCGGCACGCCGTTCTGCATCACCGTCGACTTCGACACCCTGGAGGACCAGGCGGTCACCGTCCGCGAGCGCGATTCCATGGCGCAGGAGCGCATCGCGCTGGACAAGGTCGAGGGCTACCTCGCGCAACACCTCATCGGCGCCTGA
- a CDS encoding DUF1707 domain-containing protein — protein sequence MGQEKLRASDADREKIAEQLRVAMNDGRLSLHEYDDRLKQVYAAKTYGELSPLLSDLPVARKPATAAQRVPPWVIIMWIPWAAVNALCITIWVATGAGYFWPFWVAVPWGCALLIPSAIGMIVQSNQRKPRGS from the coding sequence GTGGGTCAGGAGAAGCTGCGGGCCTCGGACGCAGACCGCGAGAAGATCGCCGAGCAATTGCGGGTGGCGATGAACGACGGCCGGTTGTCGCTGCACGAATACGACGATCGACTCAAACAGGTTTACGCCGCAAAGACCTACGGCGAGCTGAGCCCGCTGCTGTCGGATCTGCCCGTCGCGCGCAAACCGGCCACGGCGGCCCAGCGGGTGCCGCCGTGGGTCATCATCATGTGGATTCCGTGGGCCGCGGTGAACGCGCTGTGCATCACGATCTGGGTGGCGACCGGTGCCGGCTACTTCTGGCCGTTCTGGGTGGCTGTGCCGTGGGGTTGCGCGCTGCTGATCCCGTCCGCGATCGGCATGATCGTCCAGTCGAACCAGCGGAAACCTCGCGGCAGCTGA
- a CDS encoding DUF899 domain-containing protein produces MNRPAVVSRAEWLSARKGLLAEEKEFTHRMDALAEKRRALPMVAIDKKYVFEGPSGKVELTDLFEKRRQLIVYHMMWRWDLDAGCPSCAMFLDNVGHLAHLHAQSTSFAVISRGPWETLNRYRERMEWTFPMYSSFGGDFNYDFHVTQDESIAPVEYNYRTKAELEAAGETWFIDGEQPGTSVFWRDDDGAVFHTYSSYARGGDIHIGTHNFLDLTPLGRQKHVGEAVHHDRYDSPETHCH; encoded by the coding sequence ATGAATCGTCCGGCCGTGGTTTCCCGCGCGGAATGGTTGAGTGCCCGAAAGGGGCTGCTTGCCGAAGAGAAGGAATTCACCCATCGCATGGACGCGCTGGCCGAAAAGCGCCGCGCACTGCCGATGGTGGCGATCGACAAGAAGTATGTATTCGAGGGGCCGTCGGGCAAGGTCGAGTTGACCGACCTGTTCGAGAAGCGCCGCCAACTGATCGTCTATCACATGATGTGGCGCTGGGATCTGGACGCGGGCTGTCCGAGCTGCGCGATGTTTCTCGACAATGTCGGACATCTCGCCCATCTGCACGCCCAGAGCACCAGCTTCGCGGTGATCTCCCGCGGCCCGTGGGAGACGCTGAACCGCTACCGGGAACGCATGGAATGGACGTTCCCGATGTACTCCTCGTTCGGCGGCGACTTCAATTACGACTTCCACGTCACCCAGGACGAATCCATCGCGCCCGTCGAATACAACTACCGGACCAAGGCGGAACTCGAAGCCGCAGGCGAGACCTGGTTCATCGACGGCGAGCAGCCCGGCACCAGCGTGTTCTGGCGGGACGACGACGGTGCGGTCTTCCACACCTATTCGTCCTATGCCCGAGGCGGCGATATCCATATCGGCACCCACAACTTCCTCGACCTCACCCCATTGGGCAGGCAGAAGCATGTCGGCGAGGCAGTACACCACGATCGTTACGACAGCCCCGAAACACACTGCCACTGA
- a CDS encoding NADP-dependent oxidoreductase, which produces MARAVRFDRYGGIEELKVVEVPTPTAGPGQVVVEVVAAGINPGEAKIRTGALHERWPATFPSGQGTDFSGRIAEVGSGVGGIRVGDEVLGFTDDRAGHATHVVVPAEQVTAKPAGLDWDVAGALYVAGTTAFAAVRAVDAQQADTVAVSGAAGGVGSIVVQLLRARGVTVLGIASEANHDWLRKIGVIPVAYGEGLADRIRAVAPDGVDAFIDTFGADYVELAIELGIAVERIDTIINWEAAAKYGVKTEGNAAAGTIDVLAELAELAAAGTVQVPIAAVYPLDKVQEAYRELEQQHTRGKIVLHP; this is translated from the coding sequence ATGGCGAGAGCGGTCAGGTTCGATCGTTATGGCGGAATCGAAGAACTGAAGGTTGTCGAAGTGCCGACGCCCACGGCGGGGCCTGGTCAGGTCGTCGTCGAGGTCGTCGCGGCGGGGATCAATCCGGGGGAGGCGAAAATCCGAACGGGCGCGTTGCACGAGCGTTGGCCCGCGACATTTCCATCGGGGCAGGGTACCGATTTCTCGGGGCGCATCGCTGAAGTCGGGTCCGGTGTCGGTGGGATTCGGGTCGGCGACGAGGTGCTCGGTTTCACCGATGATCGAGCCGGCCACGCCACCCACGTGGTGGTGCCCGCCGAGCAGGTGACGGCCAAGCCCGCGGGCCTGGACTGGGATGTTGCCGGCGCGCTGTATGTCGCTGGCACAACGGCTTTCGCCGCGGTGCGAGCGGTGGACGCGCAGCAGGCTGATACGGTCGCGGTCTCGGGCGCGGCGGGCGGTGTCGGCTCGATCGTCGTACAGCTGTTACGGGCCAGGGGCGTAACGGTTCTCGGCATCGCGAGCGAGGCCAATCACGACTGGCTGCGCAAGATCGGGGTGATACCTGTCGCCTATGGCGAGGGACTGGCCGATCGGATTCGCGCGGTCGCTCCCGATGGCGTGGATGCGTTCATCGATACCTTCGGCGCCGACTATGTCGAGCTCGCAATCGAACTCGGCATTGCGGTCGAGCGCATCGACACCATCATCAACTGGGAGGCCGCGGCGAAATACGGTGTGAAGACCGAGGGCAATGCCGCCGCGGGCACCATCGATGTGCTTGCTGAGCTCGCTGAGCTCGCCGCCGCGGGCACGGTACAGGTGCCCATTGCCGCCGTCTACCCGCTCGACAAGGTCCAGGAGGCCTATCGCGAGCTGGAACAGCAGCACACGCGCGGCAAGATTGTTCTGCATCCCTAG
- a CDS encoding TenA family protein, translating to MDPAAHITLTTHLAELGFPLVESQLSHPTVAGIATGDLPEPVFRSWLEQDYLFLLDYVRVFARLAWQAPAAHLGDLVDLAHATYHEELSLHRSLAAEFGADLDGATKGAPCAAYTAFLLESAASYADGLAALYPCMWGYSTLGTILAENPPAEPRYRRWVDTYADPGFAALTRRYGQMLDEAGGDPARAEQLFLQGMRHEYDFWDVPL from the coding sequence ATGGATCCCGCAGCACACATCACGCTTACGACACATCTGGCGGAACTAGGTTTTCCACTAGTGGAAAGCCAGCTGAGCCATCCAACGGTGGCGGGCATCGCCACCGGCGATCTACCCGAACCGGTCTTCCGGTCCTGGCTGGAACAGGACTATCTGTTCCTACTGGACTACGTCCGGGTTTTCGCCCGGCTGGCCTGGCAGGCGCCCGCGGCGCACCTCGGCGATCTGGTGGATCTCGCGCACGCCACCTATCACGAGGAACTGTCGCTGCACCGGTCGCTGGCCGCCGAATTCGGCGCTGACCTCGATGGCGCGACGAAGGGAGCACCGTGCGCGGCCTACACCGCGTTCCTACTGGAGTCGGCCGCCTCCTATGCCGACGGCCTCGCCGCGCTGTACCCGTGCATGTGGGGCTATTCGACCCTCGGCACGATCCTCGCCGAGAACCCGCCCGCCGAACCGCGCTACCGGCGCTGGGTCGACACCTACGCCGACCCCGGTTTCGCCGCGCTCACCCGTCGCTACGGACAGATGCTCGACGAAGCCGGCGGCGATCCGGCACGCGCGGAACAGCTTTTCCTGCAGGGCATGCGGCACGAATACGACTTCTGGGACGTGCCGCTCTAG
- a CDS encoding phthiocerol/phthiodiolone dimycocerosyl transferase family protein, translating to MLWDEEDLVRVLGASEQRFVRAGTYTGRSVTVVGGLDTTALGAAFSALQQAYPVVTCRIAEDATGRGYLLRPGEHSLAGMTASPGDPDIVRIPAEPIDPAKQLAYLDVVLSDRGRSRVTLFAHHSIADAGHCVELLSRLWDFYTDYVESGTTTVVPHDYPQSLEWHAAARGIARSSISGFEDVTRPLPSEVAVIPPEPAISAPATLVRPRRIMLDEAATGRIIGLGRYPDVTVNGLVTAALLRAFASEKSGDPVPLGCLYPVDLRTRLEPPVPRAEGTNMAGLASFAAEVDRCADILELAQRISSRLRHDLAEGIVAQSVLHFPDYFGATRIHSLTGHVAVTNTGAVPAFRLPATIALTDYEIVYLSAHPRPSAGASAAVTFLVYTFEGRLTVGILGGGAGVDRLATAVRDELTALAEEAVNS from the coding sequence GTGTTGTGGGATGAGGAGGATTTGGTGCGGGTGTTGGGTGCCTCGGAACAACGTTTCGTGCGCGCGGGGACCTACACGGGACGGTCGGTCACAGTCGTCGGTGGTCTCGATACGACAGCGTTGGGGGCGGCCTTCTCCGCGCTGCAGCAGGCCTATCCCGTGGTGACCTGCCGGATCGCGGAGGATGCGACGGGCCGTGGTTACCTCCTACGGCCGGGCGAACATTCGTTGGCCGGTATGACCGCGAGTCCGGGTGATCCCGATATCGTCCGGATCCCCGCCGAACCGATCGATCCCGCGAAGCAGCTGGCCTACCTCGATGTCGTGCTCTCCGATCGAGGGCGCTCGCGCGTCACGCTGTTCGCCCATCACAGCATCGCCGACGCTGGTCACTGCGTCGAATTGCTCTCCCGACTATGGGATTTCTATACCGACTACGTCGAATCCGGTACGACAACCGTTGTGCCGCACGACTATCCGCAGTCGCTGGAATGGCATGCGGCGGCGCGCGGGATCGCCCGCAGTTCGATCTCCGGCTTCGAGGACGTGACCAGGCCGCTGCCGTCCGAAGTCGCCGTCATTCCGCCCGAACCCGCGATCTCCGCACCCGCGACACTGGTCCGGCCGCGGCGAATCATGTTGGACGAGGCCGCGACCGGCCGCATCATCGGCCTCGGGCGGTATCCGGATGTGACGGTCAACGGTCTGGTCACCGCCGCCCTGCTGCGCGCGTTCGCCTCGGAGAAGTCCGGTGATCCGGTGCCGCTCGGATGCCTGTATCCGGTCGATCTGCGCACGCGCCTGGAGCCGCCGGTGCCACGCGCCGAGGGCACGAATATGGCGGGGCTGGCCTCCTTCGCGGCCGAGGTCGACCGCTGCGCCGACATTCTGGAACTGGCCCAGCGCATTTCGTCCCGACTCCGACACGACCTCGCCGAGGGCATCGTCGCGCAGTCGGTGCTGCACTTCCCGGACTACTTCGGCGCCACCAGGATCCACTCGCTGACCGGGCACGTCGCGGTCACGAACACCGGTGCCGTGCCCGCCTTCCGCCTCCCGGCGACCATCGCGCTGACCGATTACGAGATCGTCTATCTCTCCGCCCACCCGCGTCCCTCCGCGGGTGCCTCGGCGGCGGTCACCTTCCTCGTCTACACCTTCGAAGGCCGTCTCACCGTCGGCATACTCGGTGGCGGGGCTGGAGTCGACCGGCTCGCGACCGCGGTGCGCGACGAGTTGACGGCCCTCGCGGAGGAGGCCGTCAACTCTTGA
- a CDS encoding PPOX class F420-dependent oxidoreductase, producing MNNPVIPESHADLLSRPLFAHLATLNPDGTPQVTPVWQVWDGGRLRFTTTIDRRKAVNTKQNPDVAVSINDPDKPYRYLEVRGVIEAIEPDPNGEFFDVLARRYDLPYERPVADHPRRVVMVMRPTHATYQ from the coding sequence ATGAACAACCCAGTGATCCCCGAGAGCCATGCCGATCTGCTGTCGCGGCCGCTGTTCGCCCATCTCGCCACGCTCAACCCGGACGGCACCCCGCAGGTGACCCCGGTCTGGCAGGTCTGGGACGGCGGACGGCTGCGCTTCACCACCACGATCGATCGCCGAAAAGCCGTCAACACCAAGCAGAATCCCGACGTGGCGGTGAGCATCAACGATCCGGACAAACCCTACCGCTACCTCGAGGTCCGCGGTGTGATCGAGGCCATCGAGCCCGATCCCAACGGCGAGTTCTTCGACGTGCTCGCGCGCCGCTACGACCTGCCCTATGAGCGCCCCGTCGCCGACCACCCGCGCCGCGTGGTGATGGTCATGCGCCCGACCCACGCCACCTATCAGTAG
- a CDS encoding MarR family winged helix-turn-helix transcriptional regulator, with amino-acid sequence MKLPAEQRLGLDLKRAEQELMAVKHEAVKPLTVPQYAALYALSDNPGISAAALARACLVTPQAMTVVLKNLQERGLVERTPHPWHRGVLETRLTPAGRKAFAKADAKAAAIERRVAQAFSAREREQLRELLARFTEALQE; translated from the coding sequence ATGAAACTGCCCGCGGAGCAGCGGCTCGGTCTGGATCTCAAGCGCGCCGAGCAGGAGCTGATGGCCGTCAAACACGAGGCGGTCAAACCGCTTACGGTGCCGCAGTACGCCGCGCTCTACGCATTGTCGGACAACCCCGGTATCTCCGCCGCGGCCCTCGCCCGCGCCTGCCTGGTGACTCCGCAGGCGATGACGGTGGTGCTCAAGAACCTGCAGGAGCGCGGTCTGGTGGAGCGGACACCGCACCCCTGGCATCGTGGCGTACTGGAGACGCGGTTGACCCCGGCGGGGCGCAAGGCCTTCGCCAAGGCCGATGCGAAGGCGGCCGCGATCGAGCGACGGGTGGCGCAGGCGTTCAGCGCGCGGGAGCGAGAGCAGTTGCGGGAGTTGTTGGCTCGGTTCACCGAGGCGCTGCAGGAGTGA
- a CDS encoding molybdopterin-dependent oxidoreductase, producing the protein MRTNGDRRRGSGLGAAAVGIGALGVGELIAASRGDSLIDAVGRVLADTAPVPVVETTVALSGKHDKAVTRLGVGVGAIAATVGLGALPEQVRTPAVAAFGVAAAVLGFRRPTRSPATVVGAAAAAGVLGVGLRRRPRGLFGALLWAGAGAGLLAGARALIRDYDRRQGAAIRRVGPMGGISMVPRDGLEEEPGLSSLITANRSFYVADVNLSPPRIDPTRWRLAVTGQVAHPLRLSLAELAADAVEFDAVMVCVHNRPGERRAGNGRWYGVPLAQLLAHAIPESGATRMVTRAVDGYTTSLPVEPLRSGAWPGYLVIGMNGEPLPPAHGFPARVFVPGLYGQYTGAKWLAELELTDDRHVDYWWQRGWPSEPMWVTPQARIDVTAPGRAAAGTTSLAGVAWAPPHGVDAVEIRIDEGDWLPADLGTELAPAAWRRWRTTVDVPSGAHTVQVRAISRSGEVQDGTPRSPFPSGPTGFHSVTIKV; encoded by the coding sequence GTGCGGACTAACGGAGACCGGCGGCGCGGGAGTGGGCTCGGTGCCGCTGCGGTCGGTATCGGCGCACTGGGCGTCGGCGAGTTGATCGCGGCCTCGCGTGGCGATTCGCTGATCGACGCCGTCGGCCGGGTGCTGGCCGATACCGCGCCGGTGCCGGTGGTCGAGACGACGGTCGCGTTATCGGGCAAGCACGACAAGGCCGTCACTCGGCTCGGCGTCGGCGTCGGCGCGATCGCGGCGACCGTCGGGCTCGGGGCGCTGCCCGAGCAGGTGCGTACACCCGCTGTCGCGGCCTTCGGGGTCGCCGCTGCCGTACTCGGTTTCCGCCGACCGACCCGCTCGCCCGCGACCGTCGTGGGTGCGGCCGCCGCGGCGGGTGTACTCGGCGTCGGGTTGCGCAGGCGGCCACGCGGGTTGTTCGGCGCGCTGCTCTGGGCCGGGGCCGGCGCCGGACTCTTGGCCGGGGCGCGGGCGCTGATTCGGGACTACGACCGCAGGCAGGGTGCCGCGATCCGGCGCGTCGGTCCGATGGGCGGCATCTCGATGGTGCCGCGGGACGGGCTGGAGGAGGAGCCGGGGCTGTCGTCGCTGATCACCGCGAACCGCAGTTTCTACGTCGCCGACGTCAACCTCAGTCCGCCCCGGATCGATCCGACTCGCTGGCGGCTGGCAGTCACCGGCCAGGTCGCGCATCCGCTGCGCCTGTCGCTGGCCGAATTGGCCGCGGACGCGGTGGAATTCGACGCGGTCATGGTGTGCGTGCACAACCGGCCCGGTGAACGTCGCGCGGGCAACGGCCGCTGGTACGGCGTCCCGCTGGCGCAACTGCTGGCACACGCGATCCCGGAATCCGGCGCGACCCGGATGGTGACCAGGGCCGTCGACGGCTACACCACCTCGCTGCCGGTCGAACCGCTGCGCTCCGGCGCATGGCCCGGCTACCTGGTGATCGGCATGAACGGTGAGCCGCTCCCGCCGGCGCACGGCTTCCCGGCCCGTGTCTTCGTCCCCGGCCTCTACGGCCAGTACACCGGTGCGAAATGGCTCGCCGAACTGGAACTCACCGACGACCGCCACGTCGACTACTGGTGGCAGCGCGGCTGGCCGTCGGAACCGATGTGGGTGACACCGCAGGCCCGCATCGATGTGACCGCGCCGGGCCGCGCGGCAGCGGGCACCACCAGCCTCGCCGGTGTCGCGTGGGCACCACCACACGGTGTCGACGCCGTCGAGATCCGCATCGACGAAGGCGATTGGCTCCCTGCCGATCTCGGCACCGAACTCGCCCCCGCCGCCTGGCGTCGCTGGCGCACCACCGTCGACGTCCCGTCCGGCGCACACACCGTGCAGGTCCGCGCGATCAGCCGCTCCGGCGAAGTCCAAGACGGCACCCCGCGCTCGCCTTTCCCTTCCGGTCCAACAGGTTTCCACAGCGTCACCATCAAGGTGTGA
- a CDS encoding TPM domain-containing protein encodes MPLLAPIRRIRWTAWAVISVAFLCVALAGGPGVSRVGAEPPLRMGPYVVDSAQVLDRGQLDRVLGAVAELYADHQVRLWVVYVRDFNGLSPEEWADRTATMSGFGGRDVLLAVATQDRGYSFHGELPSGVSDSELDRVLTHDVEPALRDNRWADAGVAMADGLDSAARGGGVSGRAVLIVAVVIVLVAGGLVLYSRKRRGDRRRAELAAARQVDPDNSAALAALSLEALQDRSQEVLVEIDNAVRTSAEELELATGEFGATAVTPFSTALTNAKAAAAKAFSIRQQLDDAIPETPDQQRTMLVDLIGTVGRADRELDAQVAEFDAMRDLLIDAPSRLDGLTRDLVELTGRVPDSEAELTRLTDASPGSVLAPVRDNVTMARERIAFAEQNIDAGRDALTQPVGKQGGAVAAIRSAESAIGQARTLLDAVDNAATNIQQATDGLPAVLDELRADIATAKTLAGYGGTDLQAAITVAETALTSATTISTSDPLDAFHNAVAADDTLDLANAAATDRKLAAEDLRRRLDRALTDARAQIGAASDYITTRRGGVDAPARTRLSEAQRNLDAAQQLSATAPAQALTSAQSAAELGARALREAQASVQAWENSRPPSGTGQAGAVLGGILIDGLLRGARPRSGGGYTPGSYGGSSGSRRISRGGRF; translated from the coding sequence ATGCCGTTGTTAGCGCCGATTCGTCGAATCCGCTGGACCGCGTGGGCGGTGATCAGCGTGGCGTTCCTGTGCGTCGCATTGGCCGGTGGGCCGGGCGTGTCGCGGGTTGGCGCGGAGCCGCCACTGCGGATGGGGCCATATGTGGTCGATTCGGCGCAGGTGCTCGATCGTGGGCAGCTCGATCGGGTGCTGGGCGCGGTTGCGGAGTTGTACGCCGATCATCAGGTGCGGCTCTGGGTGGTCTATGTGCGCGATTTCAATGGACTGAGTCCGGAGGAATGGGCCGATCGCACCGCGACCATGTCCGGGTTCGGTGGGCGCGATGTGTTGCTCGCGGTCGCGACGCAGGATCGCGGGTATTCGTTCCATGGCGAATTGCCCAGTGGTGTCAGTGATTCCGAGTTGGACAGGGTGCTGACACACGATGTGGAACCCGCGCTGCGCGACAACCGGTGGGCTGACGCCGGGGTCGCGATGGCCGATGGTCTGGATTCGGCGGCGCGCGGTGGTGGCGTCAGCGGGCGGGCGGTGCTGATCGTCGCCGTGGTGATCGTGCTCGTTGCCGGTGGGCTGGTGCTGTATTCGCGTAAGCGGCGCGGCGACCGGAGGCGTGCCGAGTTGGCGGCTGCGCGGCAGGTGGATCCGGATAACTCCGCCGCGCTCGCGGCCCTGTCGCTGGAGGCGTTGCAGGACCGTTCGCAAGAAGTGTTGGTGGAGATCGACAACGCGGTGCGAACCAGTGCCGAGGAGTTGGAACTGGCGACCGGCGAATTCGGCGCGACTGCGGTCACCCCGTTCAGCACCGCCTTGACGAATGCGAAAGCCGCTGCCGCCAAGGCATTCTCGATCCGCCAGCAGCTGGACGACGCAATTCCCGAGACGCCGGATCAGCAGCGCACTATGCTGGTCGATCTGATCGGTACGGTCGGGCGGGCCGACCGGGAACTCGACGCCCAGGTAGCGGAGTTCGACGCGATGCGGGATCTGCTCATCGACGCGCCGAGTCGATTGGACGGGCTGACAAGGGATTTGGTGGAGTTGACCGGGCGGGTGCCGGACTCGGAGGCCGAACTCACCCGGCTCACCGATGCCTCTCCTGGCAGTGTGCTCGCCCCGGTACGCGATAACGTCACCATGGCGCGGGAGCGAATCGCGTTCGCGGAGCAGAACATCGATGCGGGCCGCGACGCTCTCACCCAGCCGGTCGGCAAGCAGGGCGGCGCGGTCGCCGCGATCCGGTCCGCGGAAAGCGCGATCGGACAGGCCCGCACGCTGCTCGACGCCGTCGACAATGCGGCGACGAATATTCAGCAGGCGACCGATGGGCTGCCCGCCGTGCTCGACGAACTGCGCGCGGATATCGCTACCGCGAAGACCCTCGCAGGCTACGGCGGCACCGATCTGCAAGCCGCCATCACCGTGGCGGAAACGGCTCTGACCAGTGCGACCACCATATCGACGAGCGATCCCCTCGACGCCTTCCACAATGCGGTGGCGGCCGACGACACGCTGGACCTCGCCAACGCGGCGGCCACCGACCGCAAACTCGCCGCCGAGGATCTGCGACGCAGACTCGACCGCGCGCTGACCGATGCCCGCGCCCAGATCGGCGCGGCGAGCGACTACATCACGACTCGACGCGGCGGCGTGGACGCACCGGCGCGCACCCGGTTGTCCGAGGCACAGCGCAATCTCGATGCGGCACAACAGCTCTCCGCCACGGCTCCGGCACAGGCCCTGACCAGCGCGCAGTCCGCCGCCGAACTGGGCGCTCGCGCGCTGCGCGAGGCACAGGCCAGTGTGCAGGCCTGGGAGAACAGCCGGCCGCCGTCGGGCACGGGGCAGGCGGGTGCGGTGCTCGGCGGAATTCTGATCGACGGGCTGCTCCGCGGTGCGCGACCGCGGTCCGGCGGCGGCTATACCCCCGGCTCGTACGGCGGTTCGAGCGGATCGCGCCGCATCAGCCGGGGCGGTCGGTTCTGA